In Trueperaceae bacterium, a single genomic region encodes these proteins:
- a CDS encoding 3-oxoacyl-ACP reductase — MVGRLAGKVAVVVGAGSSGPGWGNGKATAVLFAREGARVVCADIDEEAAAVTTSLICAEGGEAVTLRVDATDQEDIKHMVETAVDVYGGIDVLDNNLGVVESGGVIDFPEEDWDRVMSVNLKSFYLSMKHVIPVMINGGGGSIVNISSIAAIRWTGVPYSSYYASKAAILQLTKSTAVEFASKSVRVNAVLPGLMKTPMVERSESLAVAFGKGDVEAMWKQREAQVPLGHMGDAWDVAHAALFLASDEARYITGLELVVDGGVTL, encoded by the coding sequence GGGCGTCTTGCGGGCAAGGTGGCAGTGGTGGTTGGGGCAGGTTCGAGTGGACCAGGTTGGGGTAACGGAAAAGCTACGGCTGTTCTGTTTGCGAGAGAAGGAGCTCGTGTTGTATGTGCTGATATTGATGAAGAAGCAGCTGCAGTTACCACTAGTTTGATTTGTGCAGAAGGAGGGGAAGCGGTCACGCTTCGAGTTGACGCTACTGATCAGGAAGACATTAAACATATGGTCGAAACCGCGGTTGATGTTTATGGCGGTATTGATGTTCTAGATAATAATCTGGGTGTTGTCGAGTCAGGTGGAGTAATTGATTTTCCTGAAGAGGATTGGGACCGAGTTATGTCGGTCAATCTAAAGTCTTTTTACCTAAGTATGAAGCACGTTATTCCCGTAATGATTAATGGTGGTGGCGGATCGATTGTAAACATTTCTTCGATCGCGGCAATCCGTTGGACAGGAGTGCCTTACTCAAGCTATTACGCCAGTAAAGCAGCAATCCTTCAACTGACCAAATCTACTGCTGTGGAGTTCGCTTCTAAATCGGTGCGCGTTAATGCTGTGTTGCCTGGCCTTATGAAAACTCCTATGGTGGAGCGCTCTGAAAGTTTAGCAGTCGCTTTTGGAAAGGGCGATGTTGAGGCTATGTGGAAACAGCGAGAAGCACAGGTTCCTTTAGGTCACATGGGTGATGCTTGGGACGTAGCGCATGCTGCATTGTTTCTCGCTAGTGACGAGGCACGCTACATTACTGGCCTTGAGCTTGTGGTTGATGGTGGTGTTACTCTTTAA